The nucleotide sequence tagtccaaccacctatacTCGACcataaaataaacaaggaataaatcatgtgggtacaaggaatctactttgttcagcacacaaaccaagaaaaaccctaatttctaagacatgtttcaggtatgtagcatgtctcggaaattaggttattgtgctgaataaagtagattccttgtaccaaTTTCTTTCGCATATAAGGTAGATTCCTTTTAAGAGGATGAATGTGATGGATGTGTACGAAGATGATGATAAAGAGGAGAAAAGAACAAGATGGAGAAGTGTAAAATAATTAAGTGTTGGTGGTTCACCTTAAGATACAGCAGTCTTATTTGATCCAGCGGTCTTCTACTAACGGAGGTGATTTGAGGGACCAAATGGgaaaaatttaaagttaaaaacaacaaataagttgGGGGATCAAAAGTTCAATTAAGCCTATTTCTTTTTGTCACTCTTAATTTGGTTATTGTTAACTCATAGATCATGACCAAGGTTAAATACCTTGTACTgtattttctaaattattttgacCGCACACGATAACGATCACTCACACatctttaatattaaaaaaaatgaaatgtaatgatatagagTTATTAATCAATGATAATTGAATCTCGTTTAAGAAATTTATCTGAGGTGTTGGGTTGGAGAGATTAATTGTTTATTAAgtactactattaaaaaaaatataaatgagtgATGTGTATAAGTATGATCCACTTAAgtatcaaaaataaatttcttcACTGTGGATGCCTTTGTGATAAATAAACCGAAGATTTAAGAAACATAATATATTCACAACTAAGGAACCCTTTCTTGAAACATGTACAACTATAAATTAGTGCAATAAGGTTAAGCACAATAAACCAAAGATGATCCTATGTAAATAAATGTGATGTGAACCTTCTTTTGATCACTATCTCTATTAACCCTAAGCTTCTTGTCTAGGTAAAGCctaagacaaaaaaattagTGACCTTATTCTTGGGTCAACCATGCAATAAGTATTCTTAGAGAACAtccatttaaaatattttacattcaTATCTTCACATAATTGCTCAACACCATTTAAAGTAAATCACAAAAGTATCGATGTAACATATTGGTTCTTCTCCTACTATAGCAACAGACTTGAGGCGCTTACATTACATCCACTTCAACATCAACATGAGACCCGCCCTTATTTCCTTCTAGTTCTTCAAAATAATCCTCCCGAACATTATTAGCTAGCATAAGTGCAATCAACCAAAGCAGAGATGAATCAAGAGATAAAAATGCACCACCTCCAAAGAGTCCGGTTTTAGCTGTAGGGCATGTGTAGTTGATATCGCGATGCACGTTGCGTGTAAGGTGCAACTGTTCTGTGATTGTTGGCCATATTAGGAACATTGCAGCTAATCCAGTAGTAAACCTAAAGTAAATAGAACATTTCACATAATATATCCGAAATGAGAATAATTTAGATACCTAAAGTAAATATCATTTCACAAATGTAATCTCAAGGGACGATGTTCAAATTCAGTCACAACAGGTGTAGAATGAtgattattaattaatgttttctttattaatactaattttaaaaagattatTATTGAATACTGCTCATAAATTTATTGTAAAATGGGATTCATGATTTTAGTTTTGCTAATAAATATTGTAACAATTACAACCTTTCATAATGGATAACagaatcaaaaaatttattttgaaataatacCATAAGAACCAACTTATAATTATGATCATAGTATAAATTGAAtcttatatttcaaaaaaaataatggtaaaattaaatttgtttattgaGATTTAGTAGctgaaaatttaataaaaatttgaaaaacaaaggGTGAAGAAACATACAATGCAACATTGAAGAATGCTGAGAAACAAAAGTGTTTTAACATAGCTCCTTGTGGAACAATCTTTCCTTTATAAGGGTAAAACAGAGACATATACCCAACCACGGTGGATACAATAAGAAAAACTGTTGAAAGAACCCCCAATACAACAGTTGGATCAGATGGATACCGACATGTCACAGAGACACGATCATTACTAGGTACTGGTGTTCCAGCTGCAGGCTGTCAcaacataaaatataattttatatatatgtatacatATGAATGCATATGTAATTATAATCAATGTTTGTTATCAATGCATAAATATTAGAAATCAAATACATGGTTTAGAATGAAATCAATCAGGTCACAATTACAAACATGATATTTATAGTGTCTAATGACTTCATATTGAGATACCATCTTGTGCTGCATATGCTTGTTTTTGGCTAGTGATATTTGACCAGGCTGGTCGTACGGTGTTCttacataattattttgttattgaaaaataaaatgtcggCCTCAAATGTGTGATCACACATTTGCTAAAACGGTTCATTAGATTAAGATTGAATAACGTGTGTAATATGCATATGATGGTTAATCATGTAACTGCATCAAATGCGTGAGAATTTCTCCACAACATGATATGAAcgaaatcaacaacatcatttatataagttatttctCTACACATatggaaatttttttattttgatgttacattgagaaagcaaaaacaaatcaaacaaatatatCATCTCATCTTTTAAAGGCTTCTCAAAAAAATCTCTTCATTTAAATGatcaaatatattattacttATGATTCCATTTCACATTCTTGTGTTCGTTACCTTCTTATTTTCTGCAATAACCCCTAAAACAAAAGACACGACGCCGCACACTGTCACAATGGAACCCATTTGTTTCACCGTGGCCACCATTATATATGCTCTGCATTAAACACATTTCAAATTACAAATAGTAGTAAttaacatttaacaacatataaGCAACGTTGAAACAATGAAATTCACAATAATAACTAGTTACATACTTGAAATTTGTAGACTTAAAGCGAGAGGAGGGGAAGATGATATGGTTGTGGAAATAATTGTTCACCTCTCTCTCATATTACTTCTTTTTGTCTGGCTAGTTTCATTGCACGAGATGCATAAAGATTTGATGATTAGTGGACCGTAGAATTCGGGTGAGTTAACTTTGTTTAGATGGTAGCAGCTAGCAATCACCGATATTTATGCAAATAATATCAAGAAGTCATCCTATTTGCCTCAATTTTGACACCAATGATACAATAAATTCAACCATGAATTTGGATGCGAATTGTGGTtacattcaccatttttttcttttcatatttcaaattaataataataataataataataataataatcaattattaataaatagAATGCATCAATGCATCAAaatcttttaatatataaatgtattgCGAAAGTTTTATACAATAATAAAGCTTTTTTTGGATAGAAACACAAGTGCAATGA is from Medicago truncatula cultivar Jemalong A17 chromosome 1, MtrunA17r5.0-ANR, whole genome shotgun sequence and encodes:
- the LOC25481898 gene encoding uncharacterized protein gives rise to the protein MVSQYEVIRHYKYHVCNCDLIDFILNHPAAGTPVPSNDRVSVTCRYPSDPTVVLGVLSTVFLIVSTVVGYMSLFYPYKGKIVPQGAMLKHFCFSAFFNVALFTTGLAAMFLIWPTITEQLHLTRNVHRDINYTCPTAKTGLFGGGAFLSLDSSLLWLIALMLANNVREDYFEELEGNKGGSHVDVEVDVM